The following coding sequences lie in one Miscanthus floridulus cultivar M001 chromosome 9, ASM1932011v1, whole genome shotgun sequence genomic window:
- the LOC136479916 gene encoding disease resistance protein Pik-2-like, with amino-acid sequence MKVLRVLDLENASGVTDKDLHKMLKLLCRLKFLSLRGCSMIRNLPGSVSKLSQLQILDVRYTSIVALPASITKLKKLQYIRAGTTTPLENRKCLQLVGVQMASGVGKLTLLHTLGFVNISAAKGKVILEELKNLTQLRKLGVAGASKNNSKELCSTVSDHSHLQSLSVWLDKGNQGCLDCMPTDITGETSRPPKKLQSLKLYGPLQKLPMWIRHLCNLKKLNLEVDVLSKDDIGVLGNLQELCILRLRVNTPQDAPAVESPACDPQAERAVTQLQGTNYRGDSSPQEEAVPLGMLNFCVMTDGVEDRCYKKVQVLEIASRSMLHLSIGKEAMENLEVLKAGCCSTGSLPQFGSLNHLKKLKEVQVIGSLNDEQKRGLKNHFEGHPSKPALTTREVNLSAQASVAGNDETCSFPFTPTSPSCPAI; translated from the coding sequence ATGAAAGTGCTTCGGGTGCTTGATCTGGAGAATGCATCAGGTGTCACCGATAAAGACCTCCATAAGATGCTTAAGCTTCTGTGTCGCCTCAAGTTCCTTTCACTCAGAGGATGCAGTATGATCAGGAATCTGCCAGGTTCAGTGAGTAAGCTAAGTCAGCTCCAAATTCTTGATGTCAGATACACCTCCATAGTCGCATTGCCAGCGTCCATCACCAAGCTAAAGAAGCTTCAATATATCCGTGCAGGCACTACCACCCCACTAGAGAATCGCAAATGTCTTCAACTGGTTGGTGTTCAGATGGCATCAGGGGTGGGAAAACTGACTCTGTTGCACACACTTGGATTTGTCAATATCAGTGCTGCCAAAGGGAAAGTCATCCTAGAAGAGCTCAAGAATCTTACTCAATTACGCAAGCTTGGAGTTGCTGGAGCGAGCAAGAATAACAGTAAGGAGTTATGTTCTACCGTCTCAGATCACTCTCATTTACAATCCTTGTCTGTGTGGCTTGACAAGGGTAATCAAGGTTGTTTGGATTGCATGCCCACTGATATCACTGGAGAAACTTCAAGGCCACCAAAGAAACTTCAGAGCCTTAAGCTGTATGGACCTTTACAAAAATTGCCTATGTGGATCAGACACCTTTGTAATCTTAAAAAGTTAAATTTAGAGGTGGACGTATTATCTAAAGATGACATAGGAGTCCTTGGGAATCTACAGGAACTATGTATTCTACGCCTTCGTGTGAACACACCTCAAGATGCACCTGCAGTTGAGTCACCAGCCTGTGATCCTCAAGCTGAAAGGGCAGTGACCCAACTGCAGGGAACAAACTACAGAGGAGACTCGTCCCCTCAAGAGGAAGCAGTTCCTCTAGGTATGCTCAACTTCTGTGTCATGACCGATGGGGTGGAGGACCGCTGTTATAAAAAGGTACAGGTCCTGGAGATTGCTAGCAGATCCATGTTACATTTAAGCATTGGAAAAGAAGCAATGGAAAATCTCGAGGTACTGAAGGCTGGCTGCTGTAGTACTGGATCGCTGCCGCAGTTTGGATCGCTAAATCATCTTAAGAAACTGAAGGAAGTTCAGGTTATTGGCTCCCTTAATGACGAACAGAAGAGGGGTTTGAAGAACCACTTTGAAGGGCATCCAAGCAAACCTGCTTTGACGACGAGGGAAGTCAATCTATCGGCCCAGGCATCAGTTGCAGGAAATGACGAGACATGTTCATTTCCCTTCACCCCTACATCTCCTTCCTGTCCGGCAATATAA